A part of Biomphalaria glabrata chromosome 3, xgBioGlab47.1, whole genome shotgun sequence genomic DNA contains:
- the LOC106051692 gene encoding uncharacterized protein LOC106051692 isoform X1 translates to MLLELDLVYSYFLLTYLNSIFQIVKSQQSQGQEWTWLGGDNNADQLTAKDYPGGRSGSTIWVQSETVYMFGGNGFSDISTGVPRVLNDFWLYDIATGKFKLLHPGSFTANATDSEMIEIPEGRHLAASCSYNETLFMFGGFGIGGKSLSDSWTYDLKHNKWTRLLNMSSAPSSRGHSGVWCYNSSLYLFGGLGDKIIYNDLWVFNMLSLKWEEVYGLKNLTGLMGNLVYPMGRNGACTWVSNNVFYLFGGNSNPLFTYMLQQSTGLMSDLWKYYPETKVWFYVSGPLFPGHKSVLNGIGTTVDSNLPGSRISSASWTDSHGHLWLFGGAGNDDMQPDAYHTRSSKLLADLWRFHVKEEGWAFMGGSKSGDIQGKYDKLDAKKHTSHPGARTEMMVWKLKPNRAVIFGGVGHDGKGIDGYLNDLWSVDFSEVTENDYLISTLSLLIFVGLGTFSLVMVLIILLCLRQPFSATVRRLNMGHSAKYSRLINEESMF, encoded by the exons ATGTtattagagctagatctagtttattcATATTTTCTATTGACATACCTTAATTCAATATTTCAGATAGTAAAAAGCCAGCAGAGTCAAGGCCAAG aatgGACTTGGCTTGGAGGTGATAATAATGCAGATCAATTGACCGCTAAAGATTATCCAGGAGGACGCAGTGGTTCAACCATATGGGTACAAAGTGAAACAGTGTATATGTTTGGTGGGAATGGCTTCTCTGATATTTCAAcag GTGTGCCTCGTGTACTAAATGACTTTTGGCTGTATGACATAGCCACTGGGAAATTCAAATTGCTGCATCCAGGATCATTCACAGCCAATGCCACAGATAGTGAGATGATAGAGATACCCGAAGGCAGGCATCTTGCTGCATCATGTAGCTATAATGAGACACTGTTCATGTTTGGAGGCTTTGGTATAGGTGGCAAAAGCCTATCAGATTCATGGACATATGATCTGAAACACAACAAATGGACTAGATTGTTGAACATGAGCAGCGCACCTTCCAGCAGGGGTCATTCGGGAGTCTGGTGTTATAACTCTAGCTTATATCTATTTGGCGGTCTTGGAGATAAAATTATTTACAATGACTTATGGGTTTTCAATATGTTGTCCTTAAAATGGGAAGAGGTTTATGGGTTAAAAAACTTGACAGGACTGATGGGTAATTTAGTCTATCCTATGGGGAGAAATGGAGCATGCACATGGGTCAGTAACAATGTTTTCTACCTGTTCGGAGGAAATAGTAATCCTTTGTTTACCTACATGTTGCAGCAGAGCACTGGATTAATGTCTGACTTATGGAAGTATTATCCTGAAACAAAGGTCTGGTTCTATGTCTCTGGCCCACTTTTCCCAGGTCATAAATCTGTCTTGAATGGCATAGGCACAACTGTTGATTCTAACCTTCCTGGCAGTCGTATCAGCTCAGCATCTTGGACAGACTCACACGGTCACCTTTGGCTGTTTGGAGGGGCTGGTAATGATGATATGCAGCCTGATGCTTACCACACTAGATCTAGCAAATTATTGGCAGATCTGTGGAGGTTCCATGTCAAGGAGGAAGGCTGGGCTTTCATGGGAGGAAGCAAATCTGGAGACATTCAGGGAAAGTATGACAAGCTGGATGCCAAGAAACACACAAGCCATCCTGGAGCTCGCACTGAGATGATGGTGTGGAAATTGAAGCCTAACAGAGCTGTTATATTTGGCGGAGTTGGTCATGATGGGAAAGGCATTGATGGCTATCTCAACGACTTATGGAGTGTTGATTTTTCTGAAGTCACAGAAAATGATTATCTG ATTTCAACACTGAGTTTGCTCATTTTTGTTGGCCTTGGAACCTTTTCCTTAGTTATGGTGCTGATCATTTTGTTGTGCCTAAGACAACCTTTCTCTGCTACTGTCAGAAGGCTGAACATGGGACATTCTGCCAAATATAGTCGGTTGATAAATGAGGAAAGCATGTTCTGA
- the LOC106051692 gene encoding uncharacterized protein LOC106051692 isoform X2, with the protein MLLELDLVYSYFLLTYLNSIFQIVKSQQSQEWTWLGGDNNADQLTAKDYPGGRSGSTIWVQSETVYMFGGNGFSDISTGVPRVLNDFWLYDIATGKFKLLHPGSFTANATDSEMIEIPEGRHLAASCSYNETLFMFGGFGIGGKSLSDSWTYDLKHNKWTRLLNMSSAPSSRGHSGVWCYNSSLYLFGGLGDKIIYNDLWVFNMLSLKWEEVYGLKNLTGLMGNLVYPMGRNGACTWVSNNVFYLFGGNSNPLFTYMLQQSTGLMSDLWKYYPETKVWFYVSGPLFPGHKSVLNGIGTTVDSNLPGSRISSASWTDSHGHLWLFGGAGNDDMQPDAYHTRSSKLLADLWRFHVKEEGWAFMGGSKSGDIQGKYDKLDAKKHTSHPGARTEMMVWKLKPNRAVIFGGVGHDGKGIDGYLNDLWSVDFSEVTENDYLISTLSLLIFVGLGTFSLVMVLIILLCLRQPFSATVRRLNMGHSAKYSRLINEESMF; encoded by the exons ATGTtattagagctagatctagtttattcATATTTTCTATTGACATACCTTAATTCAATATTTCAGATAGTAAAAAGCCAGCAGAGTCAAG aatgGACTTGGCTTGGAGGTGATAATAATGCAGATCAATTGACCGCTAAAGATTATCCAGGAGGACGCAGTGGTTCAACCATATGGGTACAAAGTGAAACAGTGTATATGTTTGGTGGGAATGGCTTCTCTGATATTTCAAcag GTGTGCCTCGTGTACTAAATGACTTTTGGCTGTATGACATAGCCACTGGGAAATTCAAATTGCTGCATCCAGGATCATTCACAGCCAATGCCACAGATAGTGAGATGATAGAGATACCCGAAGGCAGGCATCTTGCTGCATCATGTAGCTATAATGAGACACTGTTCATGTTTGGAGGCTTTGGTATAGGTGGCAAAAGCCTATCAGATTCATGGACATATGATCTGAAACACAACAAATGGACTAGATTGTTGAACATGAGCAGCGCACCTTCCAGCAGGGGTCATTCGGGAGTCTGGTGTTATAACTCTAGCTTATATCTATTTGGCGGTCTTGGAGATAAAATTATTTACAATGACTTATGGGTTTTCAATATGTTGTCCTTAAAATGGGAAGAGGTTTATGGGTTAAAAAACTTGACAGGACTGATGGGTAATTTAGTCTATCCTATGGGGAGAAATGGAGCATGCACATGGGTCAGTAACAATGTTTTCTACCTGTTCGGAGGAAATAGTAATCCTTTGTTTACCTACATGTTGCAGCAGAGCACTGGATTAATGTCTGACTTATGGAAGTATTATCCTGAAACAAAGGTCTGGTTCTATGTCTCTGGCCCACTTTTCCCAGGTCATAAATCTGTCTTGAATGGCATAGGCACAACTGTTGATTCTAACCTTCCTGGCAGTCGTATCAGCTCAGCATCTTGGACAGACTCACACGGTCACCTTTGGCTGTTTGGAGGGGCTGGTAATGATGATATGCAGCCTGATGCTTACCACACTAGATCTAGCAAATTATTGGCAGATCTGTGGAGGTTCCATGTCAAGGAGGAAGGCTGGGCTTTCATGGGAGGAAGCAAATCTGGAGACATTCAGGGAAAGTATGACAAGCTGGATGCCAAGAAACACACAAGCCATCCTGGAGCTCGCACTGAGATGATGGTGTGGAAATTGAAGCCTAACAGAGCTGTTATATTTGGCGGAGTTGGTCATGATGGGAAAGGCATTGATGGCTATCTCAACGACTTATGGAGTGTTGATTTTTCTGAAGTCACAGAAAATGATTATCTG ATTTCAACACTGAGTTTGCTCATTTTTGTTGGCCTTGGAACCTTTTCCTTAGTTATGGTGCTGATCATTTTGTTGTGCCTAAGACAACCTTTCTCTGCTACTGTCAGAAGGCTGAACATGGGACATTCTGCCAAATATAGTCGGTTGATAAATGAGGAAAGCATGTTCTGA
- the LOC106051692 gene encoding uncharacterized protein LOC106051692 isoform X3, translated as MNCVEYLGRHWEVCREWTWLGGDNNADQLTAKDYPGGRSGSTIWVQSETVYMFGGNGFSDISTGVPRVLNDFWLYDIATGKFKLLHPGSFTANATDSEMIEIPEGRHLAASCSYNETLFMFGGFGIGGKSLSDSWTYDLKHNKWTRLLNMSSAPSSRGHSGVWCYNSSLYLFGGLGDKIIYNDLWVFNMLSLKWEEVYGLKNLTGLMGNLVYPMGRNGACTWVSNNVFYLFGGNSNPLFTYMLQQSTGLMSDLWKYYPETKVWFYVSGPLFPGHKSVLNGIGTTVDSNLPGSRISSASWTDSHGHLWLFGGAGNDDMQPDAYHTRSSKLLADLWRFHVKEEGWAFMGGSKSGDIQGKYDKLDAKKHTSHPGARTEMMVWKLKPNRAVIFGGVGHDGKGIDGYLNDLWSVDFSEVTENDYLISTLSLLIFVGLGTFSLVMVLIILLCLRQPFSATVRRLNMGHSAKYSRLINEESMF; from the exons ATGAACTGTGTTGAGTACCTGGGGcggcactgggaagtgtgtcgtg aatgGACTTGGCTTGGAGGTGATAATAATGCAGATCAATTGACCGCTAAAGATTATCCAGGAGGACGCAGTGGTTCAACCATATGGGTACAAAGTGAAACAGTGTATATGTTTGGTGGGAATGGCTTCTCTGATATTTCAAcag GTGTGCCTCGTGTACTAAATGACTTTTGGCTGTATGACATAGCCACTGGGAAATTCAAATTGCTGCATCCAGGATCATTCACAGCCAATGCCACAGATAGTGAGATGATAGAGATACCCGAAGGCAGGCATCTTGCTGCATCATGTAGCTATAATGAGACACTGTTCATGTTTGGAGGCTTTGGTATAGGTGGCAAAAGCCTATCAGATTCATGGACATATGATCTGAAACACAACAAATGGACTAGATTGTTGAACATGAGCAGCGCACCTTCCAGCAGGGGTCATTCGGGAGTCTGGTGTTATAACTCTAGCTTATATCTATTTGGCGGTCTTGGAGATAAAATTATTTACAATGACTTATGGGTTTTCAATATGTTGTCCTTAAAATGGGAAGAGGTTTATGGGTTAAAAAACTTGACAGGACTGATGGGTAATTTAGTCTATCCTATGGGGAGAAATGGAGCATGCACATGGGTCAGTAACAATGTTTTCTACCTGTTCGGAGGAAATAGTAATCCTTTGTTTACCTACATGTTGCAGCAGAGCACTGGATTAATGTCTGACTTATGGAAGTATTATCCTGAAACAAAGGTCTGGTTCTATGTCTCTGGCCCACTTTTCCCAGGTCATAAATCTGTCTTGAATGGCATAGGCACAACTGTTGATTCTAACCTTCCTGGCAGTCGTATCAGCTCAGCATCTTGGACAGACTCACACGGTCACCTTTGGCTGTTTGGAGGGGCTGGTAATGATGATATGCAGCCTGATGCTTACCACACTAGATCTAGCAAATTATTGGCAGATCTGTGGAGGTTCCATGTCAAGGAGGAAGGCTGGGCTTTCATGGGAGGAAGCAAATCTGGAGACATTCAGGGAAAGTATGACAAGCTGGATGCCAAGAAACACACAAGCCATCCTGGAGCTCGCACTGAGATGATGGTGTGGAAATTGAAGCCTAACAGAGCTGTTATATTTGGCGGAGTTGGTCATGATGGGAAAGGCATTGATGGCTATCTCAACGACTTATGGAGTGTTGATTTTTCTGAAGTCACAGAAAATGATTATCTG ATTTCAACACTGAGTTTGCTCATTTTTGTTGGCCTTGGAACCTTTTCCTTAGTTATGGTGCTGATCATTTTGTTGTGCCTAAGACAACCTTTCTCTGCTACTGTCAGAAGGCTGAACATGGGACATTCTGCCAAATATAGTCGGTTGATAAATGAGGAAAGCATGTTCTGA
- the LOC106051692 gene encoding uncharacterized protein LOC106051692 isoform X4, with amino-acid sequence MFGGNGFSDISTGVPRVLNDFWLYDIATGKFKLLHPGSFTANATDSEMIEIPEGRHLAASCSYNETLFMFGGFGIGGKSLSDSWTYDLKHNKWTRLLNMSSAPSSRGHSGVWCYNSSLYLFGGLGDKIIYNDLWVFNMLSLKWEEVYGLKNLTGLMGNLVYPMGRNGACTWVSNNVFYLFGGNSNPLFTYMLQQSTGLMSDLWKYYPETKVWFYVSGPLFPGHKSVLNGIGTTVDSNLPGSRISSASWTDSHGHLWLFGGAGNDDMQPDAYHTRSSKLLADLWRFHVKEEGWAFMGGSKSGDIQGKYDKLDAKKHTSHPGARTEMMVWKLKPNRAVIFGGVGHDGKGIDGYLNDLWSVDFSEVTENDYLISTLSLLIFVGLGTFSLVMVLIILLCLRQPFSATVRRLNMGHSAKYSRLINEESMF; translated from the exons ATGTTTGGTGGGAATGGCTTCTCTGATATTTCAAcag GTGTGCCTCGTGTACTAAATGACTTTTGGCTGTATGACATAGCCACTGGGAAATTCAAATTGCTGCATCCAGGATCATTCACAGCCAATGCCACAGATAGTGAGATGATAGAGATACCCGAAGGCAGGCATCTTGCTGCATCATGTAGCTATAATGAGACACTGTTCATGTTTGGAGGCTTTGGTATAGGTGGCAAAAGCCTATCAGATTCATGGACATATGATCTGAAACACAACAAATGGACTAGATTGTTGAACATGAGCAGCGCACCTTCCAGCAGGGGTCATTCGGGAGTCTGGTGTTATAACTCTAGCTTATATCTATTTGGCGGTCTTGGAGATAAAATTATTTACAATGACTTATGGGTTTTCAATATGTTGTCCTTAAAATGGGAAGAGGTTTATGGGTTAAAAAACTTGACAGGACTGATGGGTAATTTAGTCTATCCTATGGGGAGAAATGGAGCATGCACATGGGTCAGTAACAATGTTTTCTACCTGTTCGGAGGAAATAGTAATCCTTTGTTTACCTACATGTTGCAGCAGAGCACTGGATTAATGTCTGACTTATGGAAGTATTATCCTGAAACAAAGGTCTGGTTCTATGTCTCTGGCCCACTTTTCCCAGGTCATAAATCTGTCTTGAATGGCATAGGCACAACTGTTGATTCTAACCTTCCTGGCAGTCGTATCAGCTCAGCATCTTGGACAGACTCACACGGTCACCTTTGGCTGTTTGGAGGGGCTGGTAATGATGATATGCAGCCTGATGCTTACCACACTAGATCTAGCAAATTATTGGCAGATCTGTGGAGGTTCCATGTCAAGGAGGAAGGCTGGGCTTTCATGGGAGGAAGCAAATCTGGAGACATTCAGGGAAAGTATGACAAGCTGGATGCCAAGAAACACACAAGCCATCCTGGAGCTCGCACTGAGATGATGGTGTGGAAATTGAAGCCTAACAGAGCTGTTATATTTGGCGGAGTTGGTCATGATGGGAAAGGCATTGATGGCTATCTCAACGACTTATGGAGTGTTGATTTTTCTGAAGTCACAGAAAATGATTATCTG ATTTCAACACTGAGTTTGCTCATTTTTGTTGGCCTTGGAACCTTTTCCTTAGTTATGGTGCTGATCATTTTGTTGTGCCTAAGACAACCTTTCTCTGCTACTGTCAGAAGGCTGAACATGGGACATTCTGCCAAATATAGTCGGTTGATAAATGAGGAAAGCATGTTCTGA